The Mesorhizobium opportunistum WSM2075 DNA window GCTCCCGTATCTGATACGACACCGCCACCCCTCACGAACCATTTATTAAGGATACCTAACGTAGCAGACGGGGGGCGTCTATTGCAGTTTGGGTCGGGGCAGCGCGCGTTTAATATCAAAGGTCTCTGGCAAGCTCGGTTCGTTGCCTTTCCTGACGGAAGCCGTCGTCATGGCATCGGCCGGGAGAAGGATTACCATCCTGGCCTTGGGCTCGGGCCAAATCGGCCCCCCAAACAGAAATAATACGGCTGCCAGCACGCACACGAGCAGGGCGGTGGCCAAGACATTCGCAATGATCTCTCCAAATTGCATCCTGCTCTCCGCAAACATAATGCCCGCTGCCTCACCAGGAGGCGGCGGGCATCGGGCATCTTGTGAACTGACGGTGAAGGGACGTTTGTCCGTCAGTTTCGTGTCAATGAAGCGGAACGCCTTATGTTTCTGGAATAGGACCTTTGCGTCCGCCGATGGGACTTTGGTCTCACATTGGAGGGAGCGCAATTTGACCTGGGGGCGACCTGTGATGCTGCCTAGGCTGTTGCTCCACCCTGCTCGATCAAAGGCCGCGATGGCGTCATCGCCTGTATAAACCGCTATGACCTCGCACCCTGCCTCAACGAGGGATTGCTCGACGTCCAACAGGATGAGGCTCTCATCCTCCACAACTAGGACTGCACCTGAGGTCATCGGAAGCTAGCGGCTTGCTGTTGCGCCCGACGCGCAACGAACGGAAGTCCCGAACTTCCCCGCGGACTAACACATGTTAATCGGGCAGCAGCATCTCCTCCTCCTGAGCCGCGTCCTCAAACAGCAGTCGGAACTCGTTGGTTGGCATCTTGCCATCCATGGCCGAAAGGCATGCCTCAGCCGCCAGTCGCCATCTGGGTCCACGGTTGGGCCACTTCAGGAGTTCCTCTGCGGCAGCATCGACACGGGGACCCCAAGGCGAAACCCAGGGCGGTCGGTCCTCACATAGACCGGGGGAGCGAACCAGCGCGGCATTAGGGCTCGCGGACGTCGAATGCCACGAACAGCCCGCGTTTGACGGCAAAATCGACGATCATTGCGACCAACTGGCAGTCGGTTTCATGGAGCTCACGACCACGCTCGCGGACTTCTGCAATCGTCGCTTT harbors:
- a CDS encoding DUF982 domain-containing protein, producing MPSNAGCSWHSTSASPNAALVRSPGLCEDRPPWVSPWGPRVDAAAEELLKWPNRGPRWRLAAEACLSAMDGKMPTNEFRLLFEDAAQEEEMLLPD